A stretch of the Vitis vinifera cultivar Pinot Noir 40024 chromosome 16, ASM3070453v1 genome encodes the following:
- the LOC100259566 gene encoding histone-lysine N-methyltransferase, H3 lysine-9 specific SUVH5, whose translation MVLSTSETSPMKTHKKRPFENHAHHQYRSFPPNFNRPRVDAVRDWPRGYGKFIPLTDSKVIGDNIAVGTAGNFQAPVEHSIQSSFSSTIDAEVRMHEVPRSYPPKEVLKSYSIVRDFPEGLKSASSSANNISPSEKFSAEPRPVEVMATCTKSPGQEMQDESAYNGALARRSYEGSNEVWNNFRGEVGETSGFVGKWAGDAEEVCILLGQEIQDGDSFGSALKMSACKETGNEVRNDCSRDFETYGVEGKWGVDAKEICASLGQEIQGGEACNRTLERSPWEATVNEVQNSSRDGETSGFMVRRDDDTKEISIHPQSERKLSELDPWCQTVGNKDDRGKNVLRNTVKEIEICSKDHQAIGNNSRVQGALNLFQELLEKLRREAILTGKKNVLRKLPVTAAMTLKRQQKWVNTTKRLGHVSGIEVGDTFHYRVELAIIGLHSHFQNGIDYMEKDGKVLAISVVDSGRYANDKESSDVLIYLGQGGNPMVGYNKQPEDQKLERGNLALKNSMDAKTPVRVTRGFQAMKVTSNGYTYDGLYFVDKYWQERGQFGKLVFKFQLKRITGEPKFDQRELNQSKDSEVRWKTIFNDISLGRKLKKSKKSKVCRKNILNDISLGKEERSIHVVNTIDYEKPQPFTYIARMAYLEGSKWSIPSGCDCTDGCSDSVKCACVLKNGGEIPFNCHGAIIETKPWVYECGPLCKCPPSCNNRVSQNGIRFSLEVFKTKSTGWGVRSRNYISSGSFICEYAGELIQDKEAKRRTANDEYLFDLDNGAFAIDAAKFGNVGRYINHSCSPNLYAQKVLYDHDDKRLPHIMLFATKNIPPMRELTYHYNYMVGQVLDINGQIKTKRCYCGSQECKGRMC comes from the coding sequence ATGGTTTTATCAACTTCCGAAACTTCTCCTATGAAGACACACAAAAAACGGCCATTTGAAAACCATGCCCATCATCAGTATCGAAGTTTTCCTCCGAATTTCAACCGTCCAAGGGTTGATGCTGTTCGGGATTGGCCAAGAGGGTATGGAAAATTCATCCCTCTAACTGACTCAAAAGTAATTGGAGACAACATTGCCGTTGGGACTGCTGGAAACTTTCAAGCTCCTGTTGAGCATAGTATTCAGAGTAGCTTCAGTTCCACAATTGATGCTGAGGTTAGAATGCATGAAGTTCCTAGAAGTTATCCTCCCAAAGAAGTCTTGAAAAGCTATTCTATTGTCAGGGATTTTCCAGAAGGTTTAAAATCTGCCTCTTCCTCTGCTAACAATATTTCCCCTAGTGAGAAGTTCAGTGCAGAACCCAGGCCTGTAGAAGTTATGGCAACATGTACAAAATCTCCTGGTCAGGAAATGCAGGACGAGAGTGCTTACAATGGTGCCTTAGCAAGGAGGTCTTATGAAGGAAGCAATGAAGTTTGGAATAACTTTCGAGGAGAAGTTGGTGAAACATCTGGTTTTGTGGGAAAATGGGCTGGTGATGCAGAAGAAGTCTGCATTTTGCTTGGACAGGAAATTCAGGATGGAGATTCTTTTGGAAGTGCCTTAAAAATGAGTGCTTGCAAAGAAACTGGAAATGAAGTTCGGAATGACTGTAGCAGAGATTTTGAAACATATGGAGTTGAGGGCAAATGGGGTGTTGATGCAAAAGAGATTTGTGCTTCACTTGGACAGGAAATACAGGGCGGGGAAGCTTGCAATCGTACCTTAGAAAGGAGTCCTTGGGAAGCAACTGTCAATGAAGTTCAGAATAGTTCCAGAGATGGTGAGACATCTGGTTTTATGGTTAGACGGGATGATGATACAAAAGAAATCAGCATTCACCCCCAATCAGAGAGGAAATTGTCTGAATTGGATCCTTGGTGCCAGACAGTTGGAAATAAAGATGATCGAGGCAAAAATGTGTTGAGAAATACTGTGAAGGAAATTGAAATATGCAGCAAGGACCACCAGGCAATAGGTAACAACAGTAGAGTACAGGGGGCTCTAAATCTATTCCAAGAGTTATTGGAAAAGCTCAGACGTGAAGCAATTCtaacagggaaaaaaaatgttcttagAAAGCTTCCTGTGACAGCAGCAATGACTCTCAAGAGGCAACAAAAGTGGGTTAACACAACTAAGCGACTAGGTCATGTTTCTGGTATTGAAGTTGGTGATACATTTCATTATAGGGTTGAATTGGCTATTATTGGCCTTCATAGTCATTTTCAGAATGGTATAGATTACATGGAGAAGGATGGAAAAGTATTGGCCATTAGTGTTGTTGATTCTGGCCGTTATGCCAATGACAAAGAATCCTCTGATGTCTTGATATATTTGGGTCAAGGTGGAAATCCAATGGTTGGATATAATAAGCAGCCTGAAGACCAGAAACTTGAACGAGGAAACCTTGCACTGAAGAATAGCATGGATGCTAAAACTCCTGTAAGGGTTACCCGAGGTTTTCAAGCTATGAAAGTGACTTCCAACGGCTACACTTATGATGGTCTGTATTTTGTGGACAAGTATTGGCAGGAAAGAGGTCAATTTggtaaacttgtttttaaattccAACTGAAAAGAATTACAGGAGAACCAAAGTTTGATCAAAGAGAATTGAATCAGTCAAAAGATTCAGAAGTACGCtggaaaactattttcaatgaTATTTCTCTTGGcagaaaattgaagaagtcaaaaaaatcaaaagtatgcAGGAAAAATATCTTAAACGATATTTCTTTGGGGAAAGAGGAGAGGTCCATCCATGTGGTGAACACAATTGATTATGAGAAACCTCAACCCTTCACTTACATTGCCCGCATGGCATATTTAGAGGGTTCTAAGTGGTCCATTCCAAGTGGTTGTGATTGCACTGACGGATGCTCAGATTCTGTGAAATGTGCTTGTGTCCTCAAGAATGGAGGAGAGATCCCATTTAACTGCCATGGGGCTATTATTGAGACAAAGCCCTGGGTTTATGAGTGTGGTCCTTTGTGCAAGTGCCCTCCTTCTTGTAACAATAGAGTCAGCCAAAATGGTATCAGATTCTCATTGGAGGTTTTCAAGACCAAATCAACAGGATGGGGTGTTAGGTCTCGAAATTATATTTCATCTGGAAGTTTTATATGCGAGTATGCAGGGGAGCTAATTCAAGACAAGGAAGCCAAACGAAGGACTGCTAACGATGAGTATTTGTTTGATTTAGATAATGGGGCCTTTGCCATTGATGCAGCCAAGTTTGGGAATGTGGGAAGATATATCAACCATAGTTGTTCACCCAACCTTTATGCCCAAAAAGTCCTTTATGATCATGACGACAAGAGACTGCCTCATATAATGCTATTTGCTACCAAGAACATACCACCCATGCGAGAATTAACATATCATTACAATTATATGGTGGGTCAGGTTCTTGATATTAATGGCCAAATCAAGACAAAAAGGTGTTACTGTGGTTCTCAAGAGTGCAAAGGCAGGATGTGCTGA